A genomic window from Micromonospora ferruginea includes:
- a CDS encoding TetR/AcrR family transcriptional regulator, with translation MAEQADVLRRTPLSRDRILRAAVALADATGIESLSMRNLAQDLGVVPMALYKHVANKDELLDGMIDVVVGEIDPPVPDADWKRTVRLRVLAARRALSRHPWAALAIESRNTATPGVLAYLDSTVGVFRAGGFSTDLTHHVMHAMGSRILGFSQELFDAARRAGRSGATGPEPAAAFPPEAAARFPHLAAIAGAASHDEASVVTPGCDDQFEFEFALDLLLDGIERLHRQDWTSTGRAS, from the coding sequence ATGGCCGAGCAGGCAGACGTGCTGCGCCGCACGCCCCTGAGCAGGGATCGGATCCTGCGCGCCGCCGTCGCGCTCGCCGACGCGACCGGGATCGAGTCGCTCAGCATGCGCAACCTCGCCCAGGACCTGGGCGTCGTGCCGATGGCCCTCTACAAGCACGTGGCCAACAAGGACGAACTGCTCGACGGCATGATCGACGTGGTCGTCGGCGAGATCGACCCACCGGTGCCCGACGCCGACTGGAAGCGGACGGTCCGGCTGCGCGTCCTCGCCGCGCGGCGGGCGCTGAGCCGCCACCCGTGGGCGGCGCTGGCGATCGAGTCGCGCAACACGGCGACGCCGGGCGTCCTCGCCTACCTCGACTCGACGGTCGGCGTGTTCCGGGCCGGCGGGTTCTCCACCGACCTGACCCACCACGTCATGCACGCGATGGGCAGCCGGATCCTCGGCTTCAGCCAGGAGCTGTTCGACGCCGCCCGCCGCGCCGGCCGCTCCGGCGCGACCGGACCCGAACCGGCGGCGGCCTTTCCACCCGAGGCCGCCGCCCGGTTCCCGCACCTCGCCGCGATCGCCGGGGCGGCCTCCCACGACGAGGCGTCGGTGGTGACGCCGGGCTGCGACGACCAGTTCGAGTTCGAGTTCGCCCTCGACCTGCTGCTGGACGGCATCGAACGCCTGCACCGGCAGGACTGGACGTCGACGGGCCGCGCGAGCTGA
- a CDS encoding NAD(P)-dependent alcohol dehydrogenase encodes MKAIVQDRYGPPETLTLADVPVPAPGPDQVLVRVEAAALNAYDWHAMRGDPLMARLAMGPTRPRARIRGRDVAGRVEAVGADVRRIRPGDAVFADLGDANGAFAEYACVPESLVAPRPANLTPQQAAALPLAGVTALVGLRDAGRVGPGQRVLVNGASGGVGTLAVQLAKALGATVTGVCRTRNVDLVRSLGADHVVDYTRADFTRDPRRHDVVLDLVGNRSLTALRRALTPTGTLVLSGGGVWRGGSVVGPVWLLARGRLLAPLVRQRVVVLTTTPDRRHLDALRTYAEAGHLTPVVDRTYPLREVPEAMRYLEGEHARAKVVVTV; translated from the coding sequence ATGAAGGCGATCGTGCAGGACCGCTACGGCCCGCCGGAGACGCTCACGCTCGCCGACGTCCCCGTGCCGGCGCCCGGCCCGGACCAGGTGCTGGTGCGCGTCGAGGCGGCCGCGCTGAACGCGTACGACTGGCACGCCATGCGGGGCGACCCGCTGATGGCGCGGCTGGCGATGGGGCCGACGCGGCCACGGGCGCGCATCCGCGGCCGCGACGTCGCCGGTCGGGTCGAGGCGGTCGGCGCGGACGTCCGACGGATACGACCGGGCGACGCCGTCTTCGCCGACCTCGGCGACGCCAACGGCGCGTTCGCCGAGTACGCGTGCGTACCCGAGTCGCTGGTCGCGCCGCGGCCGGCGAACCTGACACCGCAGCAGGCGGCGGCGCTGCCGCTGGCCGGCGTCACCGCGCTCGTCGGGCTGCGCGACGCCGGGCGGGTCGGGCCCGGCCAGCGGGTGCTGGTCAACGGCGCCTCCGGCGGCGTCGGCACGCTCGCGGTCCAACTGGCCAAGGCGCTCGGCGCGACCGTGACCGGCGTGTGCCGCACGCGCAACGTCGACCTGGTCCGCTCGCTCGGCGCCGACCACGTCGTCGACTACACCCGGGCGGACTTCACCCGCGACCCGCGCCGCCACGACGTCGTGCTCGACCTGGTCGGCAACCGCTCGCTCACCGCGCTGCGGCGGGCCCTGACCCCGACCGGCACGCTGGTGCTCTCCGGCGGCGGCGTCTGGCGCGGCGGCAGCGTCGTCGGACCGGTCTGGCTGCTGGCACGCGGGCGGCTGCTCGCGCCGCTCGTCCGGCAGCGCGTCGTGGTGCTCACCACCACGCCCGACCGGCGCCACCTCGACGCGCTGCGCACCTACGCCGAGGCCGGCCACCTCACCCCGGTCGTCGACCGCACCTATCCGCTGCGCGAGGTGCCCGAGGCGATGCGCTACCTGGAAGGCGAGCACGCGCGGGCGAAGGTGGTCGTCACCGTCTGA
- a CDS encoding phosphatase PAP2 family protein, whose protein sequence is MNYHLFQMINAGAGRVDALDDVFEWAAIWLIYVLGALAVVPVLRRGRSAAGPVLRMLAALGIAFALGRAAAALSTEVRPFQTHHVHQLIPHATGPSLPSDHATAAFTLAFAVGAFLSRRWGVALAALAAVIGFARVWTGVHYPGDIAAGALLAAGAVGTVVVAARLHGHRSRPDRV, encoded by the coding sequence GTGAACTACCACCTATTCCAGATGATCAACGCCGGCGCGGGGCGGGTCGACGCCCTCGACGACGTCTTCGAGTGGGCGGCCATCTGGCTGATCTACGTGCTGGGCGCGCTCGCCGTGGTGCCGGTGCTGCGCCGGGGCCGGTCGGCGGCCGGCCCCGTCCTGCGGATGCTCGCCGCATTGGGGATCGCGTTCGCGCTGGGCCGGGCCGCCGCCGCGCTCAGCACGGAGGTACGCCCGTTCCAGACCCACCACGTGCACCAGTTGATCCCGCACGCGACCGGACCGTCGCTGCCCAGCGACCACGCCACCGCGGCGTTCACCCTGGCCTTCGCCGTCGGCGCCTTCCTGTCCCGACGCTGGGGGGTGGCGCTCGCCGCCCTGGCGGCGGTCATCGGGTTCGCGCGGGTCTGGACCGGCGTGCACTACCCCGGCGACATCGCGGCCGGCGCGCTCCTCGCCGCCGGGGCCGTCGGCACGGTCGTGGTCGCCGCCCGCCTCCACGGGCACCGGTCACGGCCCGATCGCGTCTGA
- a CDS encoding SAM-dependent methyltransferase, with protein sequence MDRQRLSSIAHSHHPIAAPISGVNVNRLLRRADRRPAARILDLGCGQAAWAMQALAHYPDGHADAVDTSHHALEHAAAAAEARGLADRLTLHERDARRYVPDGDYDLVLCIGSTHIFDGVVGTLKAAGRHVNPDGILVLGECFWQAPPTPAALTALDVAPADHTDLAGLVDVVEEAGWTPVHAHVSDAAEWDNYEWSWVGSLTEWALDNPGHPDAADALAVAREHRDGWLRGYRDVLGFVTLVLRRI encoded by the coding sequence GTGGATCGCCAACGGCTCAGCAGCATCGCGCACTCGCACCACCCGATCGCGGCGCCGATCTCCGGTGTCAACGTCAACCGGCTCCTGCGCCGGGCCGACCGCCGGCCGGCGGCCCGCATCCTCGACCTCGGCTGCGGGCAGGCGGCCTGGGCGATGCAGGCCCTCGCCCACTACCCGGACGGGCACGCCGACGCCGTCGACACCAGCCACCACGCCCTCGAGCACGCAGCCGCGGCGGCCGAGGCGCGCGGCCTCGCCGACCGGCTCACCCTGCACGAACGCGACGCCCGGAGGTACGTGCCGGACGGCGACTACGACCTGGTGCTGTGCATCGGGTCGACCCACATCTTCGACGGGGTCGTCGGCACCCTGAAGGCGGCCGGACGGCACGTGAACCCGGACGGCATCCTGGTGCTCGGCGAGTGCTTCTGGCAGGCGCCGCCGACGCCGGCGGCGCTGACCGCGCTCGACGTCGCCCCGGCGGACCACACCGACCTCGCCGGCCTGGTGGACGTCGTCGAGGAGGCCGGCTGGACCCCGGTCCACGCGCACGTCAGCGACGCCGCCGAGTGGGACAACTACGAGTGGTCCTGGGTCGGCTCGCTCACCGAGTGGGCGCTGGACAACCCCGGCCACCCGGACGCCGCCGACGCGCTCGCCGTGGCGCGGGAGCACCGGGACGGGTGGTTGCGTGGCTACCGCGACGTGCTGGGCTTCGTGACCCTGGTGCTGCGCCGCATCTGA
- a CDS encoding ArsR/SmtB family transcription factor yields the protein MEGVGTAKTAAMPSISPLAGEPIKRADAERLAGVLKAFADPARLRLLSLIQSAPQGEASVSDLTAPLGLSQPTVSHHLRILTEAGLLEREKRGVWAYYRVVPSAIAAIADLLTPPRKRATKRAR from the coding sequence ATGGAGGGCGTGGGAACTGCGAAAACTGCCGCCATGCCGTCCATCTCGCCGCTGGCCGGCGAGCCGATCAAACGGGCCGACGCCGAGCGCCTCGCCGGGGTGCTGAAGGCGTTCGCCGATCCGGCGCGGCTGCGGCTGCTCAGCCTGATCCAGTCCGCCCCGCAGGGTGAGGCGTCGGTGAGCGACCTGACCGCACCGCTCGGGCTGTCCCAGCCGACGGTGAGCCATCACCTGCGCATCCTCACCGAGGCCGGGCTGTTGGAGCGCGAGAAGCGCGGCGTCTGGGCCTACTACCGGGTGGTGCCGTCCGCGATCGCGGCGATCGCCGACCTGCTGACCCCGCCCCGGAAGCGAGCGACGAAGCGCGCTCGCTGA
- a CDS encoding arabinofuranosidase catalytic domain-containing protein, whose amino-acid sequence MPLSRPRSVRSRPARLTVATLALVLVAGGAALLTQARTATAAPGPGAVVGAQSGRCVDVPNGSTTNGTQVQLHDCTGATAQTWTYTSARQFTVYGTKCLDANGQGTAPGTAVIIWDCNGQPNQQWNVNADGTITGQQSGLCLDANAAGTANGTRLILWTCNGQANQRWSTSTTPSSPPPTSPPPGGGRPCDLYAAGGTPCVAAHSTTRALFSAYGGNLYQVRRSSDNATRAIGVRGAGGSADAAAQDAFCGGTTCVITVVYDQSGRGNDLWYQGSAQVPGSTSSRPATATSESLTVGGARAYSLYINPGNSYWRDGHLTGVPTGSAPEGMYMVTSGTHVNSGCCFDYGNSETTRSADAAGAMDAINFSTSCWFGGCSGTGPWVQADLEWGLYPGGSQTWNPNQRAFTSKFVTATLKNNGTSRFAIKGSNAQSGNLYTLYDGSLPPGYSPMRKQGAIILGSGGDCCKPGGGANLSAGTFYEGAMVAGYPSDATENAVQADVVAAGYR is encoded by the coding sequence ATGCCCCTTTCCCGTCCCCGATCCGTCCGGTCCAGACCCGCGCGCCTGACGGTCGCGACCCTGGCCCTCGTCCTGGTGGCCGGCGGCGCCGCCCTGCTCACGCAGGCCCGGACGGCCACCGCCGCACCCGGGCCGGGCGCCGTCGTCGGTGCACAGTCCGGCCGCTGCGTCGACGTACCCAACGGCAGCACCACCAACGGCACCCAGGTCCAGCTCCACGACTGCACCGGCGCGACCGCGCAGACCTGGACCTACACGTCGGCCAGGCAGTTCACGGTGTACGGCACCAAGTGCCTGGACGCCAACGGCCAGGGCACCGCTCCGGGCACCGCGGTGATCATCTGGGACTGCAACGGACAGCCGAACCAGCAGTGGAACGTCAACGCCGACGGCACGATCACCGGTCAACAGTCCGGGCTGTGCCTGGACGCCAACGCCGCCGGCACCGCCAACGGCACCCGGCTCATCCTCTGGACCTGCAACGGCCAGGCCAACCAGCGGTGGAGCACGTCGACGACGCCGTCGTCCCCGCCGCCCACCTCGCCGCCGCCGGGCGGCGGCCGGCCGTGCGACCTCTACGCCGCCGGCGGCACGCCCTGCGTGGCGGCGCACAGCACCACCCGCGCGCTCTTCTCGGCGTACGGCGGCAACCTCTACCAGGTCCGTCGCTCCTCGGACAACGCCACCCGCGCCATCGGCGTACGCGGTGCCGGCGGCTCCGCCGACGCCGCCGCCCAGGACGCGTTCTGCGGCGGCACGACGTGCGTGATCACCGTGGTCTACGACCAGTCGGGCCGCGGCAACGACCTGTGGTACCAGGGGTCGGCGCAGGTCCCCGGCTCCACCTCCAGCCGGCCCGCGACCGCGACCAGCGAGTCGTTGACCGTCGGCGGCGCCCGGGCCTACTCGCTCTACATCAACCCCGGCAACAGCTACTGGCGCGACGGGCACCTGACCGGCGTCCCGACCGGCAGCGCGCCGGAAGGCATGTACATGGTGACCAGCGGCACCCACGTCAACAGCGGCTGCTGCTTCGACTACGGCAACAGCGAGACCACCCGCAGCGCCGACGCCGCCGGCGCGATGGACGCGATCAACTTCAGCACCAGTTGCTGGTTCGGCGGCTGCTCCGGCACCGGGCCCTGGGTCCAGGCCGACCTGGAATGGGGCCTCTACCCCGGCGGCAGCCAGACCTGGAACCCCAACCAGCGCGCCTTCACCAGCAAGTTCGTCACCGCCACGCTGAAGAACAACGGCACCTCCCGCTTCGCCATCAAGGGCAGCAACGCCCAGTCCGGCAACCTCTACACGCTCTACGACGGATCGCTCCCGCCCGGCTACAGCCCGATGCGGAAGCAGGGCGCGATCATCCTCGGCAGCGGTGGCGACTGCTGCAAGCCCGGCGGCGGCGCCAACCTGAGCGCCGGCACGTTCTACGAGGGCGCGATGGTCGCGGGCTACCCCTCGGACGCCACCGAGAACGCCGTGCAGGCCGACGTCGTGGCCGCCGGATACCGCTGA
- a CDS encoding family 43 glycosylhydrolase — protein MLALSRRPARRRLALVVTLLALIGLFPAVARADNPIVQTIYTADPAPLVYNGRVYLYTGHDEDNSTWFTMKEWRVYSSDDMVNWTDHGSPLNLATFSWAKQDAWAGQAVYRNGKFYWYVPMVVRATGQMGIGVAVADSPTGPFRDAIGRPLVSNGEIDPTVFIDDDGQAYLYWGNPKLWYVKLNADMTSYSGSPTQIPLTTAGFGTRTGDANRPTLYEEGPWVYKRNNLYYNVFAAKCCSEFLAYSTAPGPLGPWTYRGTVMPTQGSSFTNHPGIIDYKGGSYLFYHNGALPGGGGFTRSVAVEKFTYGSDGSIPTITMTNSGAPQVGTLNPYVRQEAETIAWGQGVETEAASGGGMNVGFIDNGDYIKVKGVAFGTGATSYTARVASAGSGGTIELRLDGTSGPLVGTCRVSGTGGWQTWADTTCGVSGATGTHDLYLRFTGGSGSLFNIDHWRFSSGTGTTPPTTTPPTTPPPTTTPPTTAPPTTPPPTGGACGATYRTTSTWSGGFQGEVTVTAGASAINGWTVGWNLAGGQSISQIWGGTLSTSGSTATVRNVSYNGSVPAAGSTTFGFLANGSPSSPSLTCTSP, from the coding sequence ATGTTAGCGCTATCAAGAAGACCTGCCCGACGCAGGCTCGCCCTGGTCGTCACGCTGCTCGCCCTGATCGGACTGTTCCCGGCGGTCGCCCGGGCCGACAACCCGATCGTGCAGACGATCTACACGGCCGACCCGGCGCCGCTGGTCTACAACGGCCGCGTCTACCTCTACACCGGCCACGACGAGGACAACTCGACCTGGTTCACCATGAAGGAGTGGCGGGTCTACTCGTCCGACGACATGGTCAACTGGACCGACCACGGTTCCCCGCTCAACCTGGCCACCTTCAGCTGGGCCAAGCAGGACGCGTGGGCCGGCCAGGCGGTCTACCGCAACGGCAAGTTCTACTGGTACGTACCCATGGTCGTGCGGGCGACCGGCCAGATGGGCATCGGCGTGGCGGTCGCGGACAGCCCCACCGGGCCGTTCCGGGACGCCATCGGCCGCCCGCTGGTGAGCAACGGCGAGATCGACCCCACCGTGTTCATCGACGACGACGGGCAGGCCTACCTCTACTGGGGCAACCCGAAGCTGTGGTACGTGAAGCTGAACGCGGACATGACCTCGTACTCGGGCAGCCCGACGCAGATCCCGCTGACCACCGCGGGCTTCGGCACCCGGACCGGGGACGCGAACCGGCCCACCCTCTACGAGGAGGGTCCCTGGGTCTACAAGCGCAACAACCTCTACTACAACGTGTTCGCCGCCAAGTGCTGCTCGGAGTTCCTCGCCTACTCGACCGCGCCCGGCCCGCTCGGGCCGTGGACCTACCGCGGGACGGTGATGCCCACCCAGGGCAGCAGCTTCACCAACCACCCCGGGATCATCGACTACAAGGGCGGCTCCTACCTCTTCTACCACAACGGGGCGCTGCCCGGCGGCGGCGGATTCACCCGGTCGGTGGCGGTGGAGAAGTTCACCTACGGCTCGGACGGCTCGATCCCGACCATCACCATGACCAACTCCGGCGCCCCGCAGGTGGGGACGTTGAACCCGTACGTCCGGCAGGAGGCCGAGACGATCGCCTGGGGGCAGGGCGTGGAGACGGAGGCGGCCAGCGGCGGCGGGATGAACGTCGGCTTCATCGACAACGGGGACTACATCAAGGTCAAGGGCGTGGCGTTCGGGACCGGCGCGACCTCGTACACCGCCCGGGTCGCCTCGGCCGGTAGCGGGGGCACCATCGAGCTGCGCCTCGACGGCACCAGCGGCCCGCTTGTCGGCACCTGCCGGGTGTCCGGCACCGGCGGCTGGCAGACCTGGGCCGACACCACCTGCGGGGTCAGCGGCGCCACCGGCACCCACGACCTCTACCTGCGGTTCACCGGCGGCAGCGGCTCGCTGTTCAACATCGACCACTGGCGGTTCAGCTCCGGCACCGGCACCACGCCCCCGACCACCACGCCGCCGACCACCCCGCCCCCGACCACCACGCCGCCCACCACCGCCCCGCCGACCACCCCGCCCCCGACCGGCGGCGCCTGCGGCGCGACCTACCGCACCACCAGCACCTGGTCCGGCGGCTTCCAGGGCGAGGTGACCGTCACGGCCGGCGCATCGGCGATCAACGGTTGGACGGTGGGCTGGAACCTGGCCGGCGGCCAGAGCATCAGCCAGATCTGGGGCGGCACGCTGAGCACCAGCGGCTCCACGGCGACCGTGCGCAACGTGTCCTACAACGGCTCGGTGCCCGCCGCCGGCTCGACCACGTTCGGCTTCCTCGCCAACGGCTCGCCGTCGAGCCCGTCCCTCACCTGCACGAGCCCCTGA
- a CDS encoding RICIN domain-containing protein, whose protein sequence is MRTRKWLAAVAALTLSVAGMLAPAGPAAAESNGGVRVMPLGDSITEGTQVPGGYRIGLWQRLAAGGYRIDLVGSQFNGPGNLGDHDHEGHPGWRIDQIDANITGWLNTYQPRTVLLHIGTNDILQNYNVSTAPNRLSTLIDRITATAPNADVFVAQIIPLANAGQESAVRTFNAALPGIVQAKANAGKRVHLVDQHSALTTGDLIDGIHPTATGYDKMAAVWYRALQSVDGSIGAPGSGGGTWQNVQLVGGGSGRCLDVPNGSTTNGTQVQLYDCWGGTMQRWTYTSAKQLQVLGNKCLDANGRGTANGTAVIVWDCNGQANQQWNLNANGTISGVQSGRCLDAAGYGTANGTKINLWDCHGGSNQQWTTRP, encoded by the coding sequence ATGCGTACCAGGAAATGGCTCGCCGCGGTCGCGGCGCTGACCCTGTCGGTCGCCGGCATGCTGGCCCCGGCCGGCCCGGCGGCGGCCGAGTCCAACGGCGGGGTGCGGGTGATGCCGCTCGGTGACTCGATCACCGAGGGCACCCAGGTCCCGGGCGGCTACCGGATCGGGCTGTGGCAGCGGCTCGCCGCCGGCGGCTACCGGATCGACCTGGTCGGCTCCCAGTTCAACGGGCCGGGCAACCTCGGCGACCACGACCACGAGGGCCACCCCGGCTGGCGGATCGACCAGATCGACGCCAACATCACCGGCTGGTTGAACACCTACCAACCGCGCACCGTGCTGCTGCACATCGGCACCAACGACATCCTGCAGAACTACAACGTCTCCACGGCGCCGAACCGGCTCTCCACGCTGATCGACCGCATCACCGCCACCGCGCCCAACGCCGACGTGTTCGTCGCGCAGATCATCCCGCTGGCCAACGCCGGCCAGGAGTCGGCGGTGCGCACCTTCAACGCCGCCCTGCCGGGCATCGTGCAGGCCAAGGCGAACGCCGGCAAACGGGTCCACCTGGTCGACCAGCACTCGGCGCTGACCACCGGCGACCTGATCGACGGCATCCACCCCACCGCCACCGGCTACGACAAGATGGCGGCCGTCTGGTACCGGGCGCTGCAATCGGTGGACGGCAGCATCGGCGCCCCGGGCAGCGGCGGGGGCACCTGGCAGAACGTGCAACTGGTGGGCGGCGGCTCGGGCCGGTGCCTGGACGTGCCGAACGGCAGCACCACCAACGGCACGCAGGTGCAGTTGTACGACTGCTGGGGCGGCACCATGCAGCGCTGGACCTACACCTCCGCGAAGCAGTTGCAGGTGCTGGGCAACAAGTGCCTGGACGCCAACGGCCGAGGGACCGCCAACGGCACCGCGGTCATCGTCTGGGACTGCAACGGCCAGGCCAACCAGCAGTGGAACCTCAACGCGAACGGCACGATCAGCGGCGTGCAGTCCGGGCGCTGCCTGGACGCGGCCGGTTACGGCACCGCCAACGGCACGAAGATCAACCTCTGGGACTGCCACGGCGGCTCCAACCAGCAGTGGACCACCCGCCCCTGA
- a CDS encoding RICIN domain-containing protein: protein MNLPHHRAPRIRGLTARIAAGALTVACSLAAVASPARAADESLTVNLSASLGTPTWRGSGWIYGMTENGQNPPDSFFRDVRFKAMRAGGAQLPGQGWVGGGYDRRWNATVAQARRTAALGGTFVLLDHDLWGADGASISRYPGDNGDWSDYDRFLDRLFSDVRSAGITVQWDIWNEPNISLFWNRPQSQYFEMWKRTYQRIRAAFPGMLIVGPSCACVPSTSGWWTQFLDYVKANNVVPDIVSWHSLPGDPVANVATANQTLDSRGIAHPRPHQINEYGAANQQNPAGGAWYLARLERAGADGLRANWAGGQNLHNDLASLLTRNSAGQYQPKGEWWAYQFYGSMTGQIASVTPSASYDAFATRDTGSAKILVGGNSTTGNVAVTVQRLDATSGIVVNNQVRVVVQNIPYNNGAAVSGPVTVRDSVVSLSNNGTTVTVPHANINDTATITLLPPSGGPTNQNVQIVGGQSGRCVDVPGATTTNGAQVQLWDCHGGTNQRFSYTSGKQLTVYGTKCLDASGQGTANGTAVVVWDCNGQANQQWNVNGDGSITGVQSGLCLDASAFGTTNGTRVQLWQCLNGANQRYTLR from the coding sequence GTGAACCTCCCCCACCACCGTGCGCCACGCATCCGCGGCCTCACCGCCCGGATCGCCGCCGGCGCCCTCACCGTCGCCTGCTCGCTCGCGGCCGTCGCGTCGCCGGCCCGCGCCGCCGACGAGTCGCTCACCGTCAACCTCTCCGCCTCGCTGGGCACACCCACCTGGCGGGGCTCCGGCTGGATCTACGGGATGACCGAGAACGGCCAGAACCCACCGGACAGCTTCTTCCGGGACGTACGCTTCAAGGCCATGCGGGCCGGCGGCGCGCAACTACCCGGCCAGGGCTGGGTCGGCGGCGGATACGACCGCCGGTGGAACGCCACCGTCGCCCAGGCCCGGCGCACCGCCGCGCTGGGCGGCACGTTCGTCCTGCTCGACCACGACCTGTGGGGCGCCGACGGCGCCTCGATCAGCCGCTATCCCGGCGACAACGGCGACTGGAGCGACTACGACCGCTTCCTGGACCGGCTCTTCTCCGACGTGCGCTCGGCCGGGATCACCGTCCAGTGGGACATCTGGAACGAGCCGAACATCAGCCTGTTCTGGAACCGGCCCCAGTCGCAGTACTTCGAGATGTGGAAGCGCACCTACCAACGGATCCGCGCGGCGTTCCCGGGCATGCTCATCGTCGGGCCGAGCTGTGCCTGCGTACCGTCCACCAGCGGCTGGTGGACCCAGTTCCTGGACTACGTGAAGGCCAACAACGTGGTGCCGGACATCGTCAGCTGGCACTCGCTGCCCGGCGACCCGGTGGCGAACGTGGCCACCGCCAACCAGACGCTCGACTCGCGCGGCATCGCACACCCGCGCCCCCACCAGATCAACGAGTACGGCGCGGCCAACCAGCAGAACCCCGCCGGCGGGGCGTGGTACCTGGCCCGGCTGGAGCGCGCCGGCGCGGACGGGCTGCGGGCCAACTGGGCCGGCGGCCAGAACCTGCACAACGACCTGGCCAGCCTGCTCACCCGCAACTCCGCCGGGCAGTACCAGCCGAAGGGGGAGTGGTGGGCCTACCAGTTCTACGGCTCGATGACCGGCCAGATCGCCTCGGTCACCCCGAGCGCCTCGTACGACGCGTTCGCCACCCGTGACACCGGCTCCGCGAAGATCCTCGTCGGCGGCAACTCGACCACCGGAAACGTCGCCGTCACCGTCCAGCGCCTGGACGCCACCAGCGGGATCGTGGTGAACAACCAGGTTCGGGTGGTGGTGCAGAACATCCCGTACAACAACGGCGCCGCGGTGTCCGGCCCGGTCACGGTGCGCGACAGCGTGGTGAGCCTGTCGAACAACGGCACCACGGTCACCGTGCCGCACGCGAACATCAACGACACGGCCACGATCACGCTGCTGCCGCCCAGTGGCGGGCCGACCAACCAGAACGTCCAGATCGTCGGCGGCCAGTCCGGCCGCTGCGTGGACGTGCCCGGCGCCACCACCACCAACGGCGCCCAGGTCCAGCTCTGGGACTGCCACGGCGGCACCAACCAGCGCTTCAGCTACACCTCCGGCAAGCAGCTCACGGTGTACGGCACCAAGTGCCTGGACGCCTCCGGCCAGGGCACCGCCAACGGCACCGCGGTGGTCGTCTGGGACTGCAACGGCCAGGCCAACCAGCAGTGGAATGTGAACGGCGACGGCTCGATCACCGGCGTGCAGTCCGGGTTGTGCCTGGACGCCAGCGCGTTCGGCACCACCAACGGCACGCGCGTCCAGCTCTGGCAGTGCCTCAACGGCGCGAACCAGCGCTATACCCTCCGCTGA